In the Enterococcus saigonensis genome, one interval contains:
- a CDS encoding HNH endonuclease, translated as MIDVSTKQSRARFYTSNEWRRLRQSILERDHFECQWCKAEGRVTTDAVLEVDHIKELAQYPELSMEPSNLRTLCKDCHNKRHNRMNYRGVAKKRKWQDEWWG; from the coding sequence ATGATTGATGTATCAACGAAGCAATCACGAGCAAGGTTCTATACTTCAAATGAATGGCGACGACTGAGGCAATCAATATTAGAACGCGATCACTTTGAGTGTCAGTGGTGTAAGGCGGAAGGTCGAGTGACAACCGATGCAGTGCTTGAAGTAGACCACATCAAAGAGCTGGCACAGTATCCAGAGTTATCAATGGAACCAAGCAACCTAAGAACACTGTGCAAAGATTGTCATAACAAACGACACAATCGTATGAATTACCGTGGTGTAGCTAAAAAAAGAAAATGGCAAGACGAATGGTGGGGTTGA
- a CDS encoding terminase TerL endonuclease subunit, translated as MVTPYFFEEYVSLYEQGIIPFNKERIQLINYLKNEVLIRDDIYFDEDMIQNFIRYAEKNFFPLAKYQKFITPFIFLYRKEDDEVFFDEFLNSIARGGGKNGFMSARDSFFISPLHGIENYDVTITANSEKQGKVSFKEVYETVQRKRLEQQFYLTKMAITNRVTNSIFSYRTNNPKTMDSARDGCLEFDEIHMFENSDIVDIQRSGLGKIKHPRTFYNGTNGHVREGFYDRILERAQKIFSGEAKNDRLFPFICKLDTIDEMDNPKMWSKANPMFEEDSPYAKRLYSTVMKEYLKLEEEPSGRKEFVVKRMNFTEGDAERDIATHEQLLATKQNIEVPMGTHCVAGFDYASIRDFVSVGLLFKVDDKFYWHQHSFARKKFLDSFKLKAPIREWEDAGLVTIVDEPSIDPQHLIDWLNEQRTKYSIDLVCADGFRMDLLKPLLEKEGYTYEFLRNPRGVQAKVAPIIEDGFANERFIFGDDPMMRWYVNNSYIKEDSLGNRTFLKKESVRRKTDGFHAFIAALYKRESIEETASFSEFMDLMDDLDF; from the coding sequence ATTGTGACGCCTTATTTTTTTGAAGAGTATGTGAGTTTATATGAGCAAGGTATTATCCCTTTTAATAAAGAACGTATTCAACTTATTAACTATTTAAAAAACGAAGTCCTTATTCGAGATGATATCTATTTTGATGAAGACATGATTCAAAACTTTATTAGATATGCCGAGAAGAATTTCTTCCCATTAGCCAAATATCAAAAATTTATCACACCTTTCATTTTTCTTTATCGCAAAGAAGATGATGAGGTGTTTTTTGATGAGTTTTTAAACTCGATAGCGCGTGGAGGTGGCAAGAACGGTTTTATGTCTGCCAGAGATTCTTTCTTTATTAGCCCCCTACATGGGATAGAAAATTATGACGTCACCATAACAGCAAATTCCGAAAAGCAAGGAAAAGTGAGTTTTAAAGAAGTATACGAAACGGTTCAACGAAAAAGATTAGAGCAACAGTTTTACCTCACAAAAATGGCAATTACCAATCGTGTGACAAATTCAATATTTAGCTATCGCACTAATAATCCAAAAACTATGGATAGTGCCCGTGATGGCTGCTTGGAATTTGACGAAATCCACATGTTTGAGAATTCAGATATTGTCGATATTCAGCGGAGTGGGTTAGGCAAGATTAAACACCCCCGCACTTTTTACAACGGGACAAACGGCCATGTGAGAGAGGGATTCTATGACCGAATCTTGGAAAGAGCACAAAAAATATTTTCTGGCGAAGCGAAGAACGATCGCTTGTTTCCCTTCATTTGTAAATTAGACACCATCGATGAAATGGATAATCCGAAAATGTGGTCTAAAGCTAATCCGATGTTTGAAGAAGATTCACCCTATGCTAAACGATTGTACAGCACAGTGATGAAAGAATACTTGAAATTAGAGGAAGAGCCGTCGGGACGCAAGGAATTTGTTGTAAAACGAATGAATTTCACCGAAGGAGATGCCGAACGAGACATAGCGACACATGAACAGTTGCTGGCGACAAAACAAAACATTGAAGTTCCAATGGGAACACATTGTGTTGCAGGGTTCGACTATGCAAGTATTCGGGATTTTGTCAGCGTGGGTTTATTGTTCAAAGTTGATGACAAATTTTATTGGCATCAGCACAGTTTTGCTAGAAAAAAATTCTTGGATTCCTTTAAATTGAAAGCACCAATTCGTGAATGGGAAGATGCCGGCTTGGTCACAATCGTTGATGAACCGTCTATTGATCCACAGCACCTCATCGACTGGCTAAATGAGCAGCGGACAAAATACTCAATTGATTTAGTCTGTGCGGATGGATTTCGAATGGACCTCTTAAAGCCGTTATTAGAAAAAGAAGGCTATACTTATGAATTTTTAAGAAATCCACGTGGTGTGCAAGCGAAGGTGGCACCGATTATCGAAGATGGCTTTGCTAATGAACGTTTCATTTTTGGTGATGATCCGATGATGCGTTGGTATGTGAATAATTCGTATATTAAAGAAGATTCGCTTGGAAATCGTACTTTTTTAAAAAAAGAATCGGTCAGACGGAAAACGGATGGCTTCCACGCCTTTATAGCTGCGCTTTATAAACGTGAATCTATTGAAGAAACAGCAAGCTTTTCTGAATTCATGGATTTGATGGATGATTTGGATTTTTAG